The proteins below come from a single Halobacillus salinarum genomic window:
- a CDS encoding cryptochrome/photolyase family protein: MGTKVVWFRKDLRLNDHTALAKAIDNAGDNDSLLLIYQIHPALIENFTPRHDYYFQTLCSFVESCEELGTPLHFLYGEPEEAFNDLLKTEEVEEVYFNYDETGFGKRRDDLIIQWMENRGIGVFPAIDHHIHSAREVNKKEGGHYKVFSPYFKQWQQLDKPKPRKIDHEKLKRLVIDRENDFVTGRKRYEHLVGKCQGKWGGTGEKDALDRLQWFLEGAIYDYDEDRDFPAVDGTSLMSRYLRTGAISPRTVYSKVMEETDGRKQQKGIETYVQELAWRDFYNMIYYFYPDADDLEMVQKYRGLSWNEDEELFRAWKQGRTGFPLIDAAMRQLNETGWMHNRLRMAVASFLTKDLLMDWRLGERYFSEQLVDYDPASNIGGWQWAASTGTDPVPYFRVFNPTTQGERFDPHGRFIKEWVPELKDVPKKYIHEPGKMSDSDQWESSCVVGEDYPEPVVDHKTMRKRAIEMFKKET, from the coding sequence ATGGGTACCAAAGTGGTATGGTTTAGAAAAGATCTGCGTTTAAATGATCATACGGCGCTGGCTAAAGCGATAGATAACGCTGGTGACAACGACAGCCTCCTGTTGATCTATCAGATCCATCCTGCGTTAATAGAGAATTTTACTCCTCGTCATGATTACTATTTCCAAACACTCTGTTCATTCGTGGAAAGCTGTGAAGAACTCGGAACTCCTCTACATTTTCTATATGGTGAACCAGAGGAGGCGTTCAACGATTTGCTGAAAACGGAAGAGGTAGAGGAAGTCTATTTTAATTATGACGAAACGGGGTTTGGTAAAAGAAGGGATGACTTGATTATACAATGGATGGAGAACAGAGGCATTGGTGTTTTTCCTGCCATTGATCATCATATCCATAGTGCCAGGGAGGTGAATAAAAAGGAAGGCGGGCACTATAAAGTTTTTTCCCCGTACTTCAAGCAATGGCAGCAGTTAGATAAGCCGAAGCCAAGAAAAATAGATCATGAGAAGCTGAAGAGGCTGGTTATAGACAGGGAGAACGATTTTGTCACTGGCAGGAAGCGGTATGAACACTTAGTAGGAAAATGCCAGGGGAAATGGGGAGGCACAGGAGAAAAGGATGCTCTCGACCGCCTGCAGTGGTTTCTTGAGGGAGCCATCTATGATTATGACGAGGACCGTGATTTCCCTGCAGTGGACGGCACAAGTCTGATGTCCCGTTATTTGCGGACAGGGGCAATTTCTCCGCGGACCGTATACTCCAAAGTCATGGAGGAAACCGATGGCAGAAAACAGCAGAAAGGAATAGAAACGTACGTACAGGAGCTGGCTTGGCGAGATTTTTATAATATGATCTATTACTTTTACCCTGATGCGGATGATCTTGAAATGGTGCAGAAATACCGTGGCCTTTCCTGGAATGAGGATGAGGAGCTCTTCCGTGCGTGGAAACAGGGAAGAACCGGCTTCCCGCTGATCGATGCCGCGATGCGCCAGTTGAATGAAACAGGCTGGATGCACAACCGGCTGCGGATGGCCGTGGCATCATTTCTTACGAAGGATCTACTCATGGACTGGCGTTTAGGGGAGCGTTACTTTTCTGAACAACTGGTGGATTATGATCCGGCTTCCAATATCGGAGGGTGGCAGTGGGCTGCTTCCACAGGAACAGATCCTGTCCCTTATTTTCGAGTGTTTAATCCTACCACTCAAGGCGAGCGCTTCGACCCTCACGGACGATTTATTAAAGAGTGGGTCCCGGAGCTTAAAGATGTCCCTAAGAAATACATTCATGAGCCTGGCAAAATGTCAGACAGCGATCAGTGGGAAAGCAGCTGTGTCGTAGGGGAGGATTATCCTGAACCGGTCGTAGACCATAAAACAATGCGG
- a CDS encoding bifunctional 3,4-dihydroxy-2-butanone-4-phosphate synthase/GTP cyclohydrolase II yields the protein MFDSIDKALERLKQGKLVIVCDDEDRENEGDLVGLAEYATTEMINFMITHGKGLVCTPVTTQVAAELELMPMVKNSTDPNQTAFTVSVDYKDTTTGISADERALTIRKLLDTDAQAGDFQRPGHIFPLVAKEGGVLRRAGHTEAAVDLARLSGTKPAGVICEIIKEDGTMARVPDLREMADEFDIPMITIADLIKYRYRNENHVKREVEIQLPTEYGDFRAVAFTNDIDYKDHIALIKGEINPGEPTLVRVHSECLTGDVFGSYRCDCGPQLHNALKQISENGSGILVYMRQEGRGIGLLNKMYAYKLQEEGLDTVEANEKLGFGPDLRDYGVGAQILKNLGISKLKLLTNNPKKISGLGGYDLEVVERVPIQMESRKENENYLKTKQTKLGHLFHY from the coding sequence ATGTTTGATTCAATAGATAAAGCTCTGGAGCGTTTGAAGCAAGGGAAGCTTGTCATCGTCTGTGACGATGAAGACAGGGAAAATGAAGGAGATCTTGTCGGGCTTGCGGAATACGCGACCACGGAAATGATAAATTTTATGATTACTCACGGGAAAGGTCTCGTGTGTACACCGGTAACTACGCAGGTAGCTGCTGAGCTTGAACTCATGCCGATGGTTAAAAACAGCACGGATCCTAACCAGACGGCTTTTACCGTCAGTGTAGATTATAAAGATACAACAACAGGGATTTCAGCGGATGAACGCGCCTTAACCATTCGTAAGCTCTTGGACACAGATGCCCAGGCGGGTGATTTTCAGCGTCCCGGCCACATCTTCCCGCTTGTAGCAAAAGAAGGCGGGGTGCTTCGCCGTGCCGGCCATACGGAGGCGGCAGTTGATTTAGCAAGGCTGTCGGGCACTAAGCCTGCCGGTGTGATTTGTGAAATTATTAAAGAAGACGGAACGATGGCAAGAGTCCCCGATCTCAGGGAAATGGCGGATGAGTTTGATATTCCGATGATCACAATTGCGGATCTGATCAAATATCGCTATCGCAACGAAAACCACGTGAAGAGGGAAGTAGAAATCCAACTGCCGACAGAATACGGCGATTTCAGAGCGGTTGCTTTTACCAATGATATCGATTATAAAGACCACATCGCTTTAATTAAAGGAGAGATCAACCCAGGTGAACCTACACTTGTGCGTGTCCACTCGGAATGTTTAACTGGTGACGTCTTCGGGTCATACCGATGTGACTGCGGTCCACAGCTCCACAATGCGCTGAAGCAAATCTCAGAAAACGGCAGCGGTATTCTCGTGTATATGCGGCAGGAGGGCCGGGGAATCGGCTTATTGAATAAGATGTATGCTTATAAGCTGCAGGAAGAGGGGCTCGACACGGTGGAAGCGAATGAAAAGCTGGGCTTCGGACCGGATTTGCGTGATTATGGAGTAGGAGCCCAAATATTGAAAAATCTCGGCATCTCTAAACTTAAACTGTTAACAAACAACCCTAAGAAAATTTCCGGTCTCGGCGGCTATGATTTGGAAGTTGTGGAGAGGGTACCGATTCAAATGGAATCGAGAAAAGAAAACGAAAATTATTTAAAAACAAAACAAACGAAGCTTGGACATTTGTTCCATTATTAA
- the ribH gene encoding 6,7-dimethyl-8-ribityllumazine synthase, translating into MVRTLEGNLVGSELRIGIVTGRFNEFITSKLYEGAVDALKRHGVDLDQVEAAWVPGAFEIPMVAGKMANSGKYDAVITLGAVIRGSTPHFDYVCGEAAKGVSQASVQSGVPVIFGVITTDTIEQAIERAGTKAGNKGWEAAAGAIEMANLNRLFE; encoded by the coding sequence ATGGTAAGAACTTTGGAAGGGAATCTAGTAGGCAGCGAATTGAGAATTGGAATTGTTACGGGGCGGTTTAATGAATTTATTACGTCCAAATTATACGAAGGAGCCGTCGATGCCCTGAAACGCCACGGCGTCGATTTGGATCAAGTCGAAGCGGCATGGGTGCCTGGCGCCTTTGAAATCCCCATGGTAGCTGGGAAGATGGCGAATTCAGGGAAGTACGATGCTGTGATTACGCTTGGAGCCGTTATCCGAGGCTCTACGCCTCATTTCGATTACGTGTGCGGGGAAGCGGCCAAAGGTGTTTCTCAAGCCTCGGTTCAGAGCGGGGTACCCGTCATTTTCGGAGTGATTACGACGGATACGATCGAACAAGCGATCGAGCGAGCTGGAACAAAAGCTGGTAATAAGGGCTGGGAAGCAGCGGCAGGAGCCATTGAGATGGCAAATTTAAATCGTTTGTTTGAATAG